A window from Luteibacter flocculans encodes these proteins:
- a CDS encoding 1-deoxy-D-xylulose-5-phosphate reductoisomerase gives MSPRQVAVLGATGSIGGSTLDVIARHPERFRASVLVAHRDTQALAVLCERFRPDLAIIADPAMEADLARRLAAAGVVCEVASGADAVTAAAAGPLCDTVVAAIVGAAGLDSTLAAARAGKRLLLANKESIVMGGALLLDALRQGGGDLIPIDSEHNAIFQCLPGGRPDLARSGVRRLILTASGGPFRGRKRADLGAITPDEACAHPKWSMGRKISVDSATLMNKGLEVIEAHHLFAAPVDAIEVVVHPQSLVHSLVDYVDGSVLAQLGNPDMRTAIACALAFPERIEAGVAPLDLAAHARLDFEAPDLETFRCLALAFAALRAGGDATAILNAANEVAVEAFLAGSLPFLGISELVERVLEELPAQAVVDVQTLVARDAEARRAARGVLHRAYC, from the coding sequence TACCCAGGCGCTGGCCGTGCTGTGTGAGCGCTTTCGTCCCGACCTGGCGATCATCGCCGATCCCGCCATGGAAGCCGACCTTGCTCGCCGGCTTGCAGCGGCCGGCGTCGTCTGCGAGGTGGCCTCCGGCGCCGACGCCGTCACCGCGGCGGCAGCCGGACCGCTGTGCGACACGGTCGTCGCCGCCATCGTCGGCGCGGCAGGCCTCGATTCCACCCTGGCCGCGGCGCGCGCGGGCAAGCGCCTGCTCCTGGCCAACAAGGAATCCATCGTGATGGGTGGCGCCCTGCTTCTGGACGCGCTGCGCCAGGGCGGTGGCGACCTCATCCCTATCGATTCCGAACACAACGCCATCTTCCAGTGCCTGCCTGGCGGACGGCCCGACCTCGCTCGGTCGGGCGTTCGCCGGCTCATCCTGACCGCCTCGGGTGGCCCCTTCCGCGGCCGGAAGCGCGCCGATCTGGGCGCGATCACACCCGACGAAGCCTGCGCACACCCCAAGTGGTCCATGGGCCGGAAGATCTCGGTCGACTCCGCCACCCTGATGAACAAGGGGTTGGAAGTGATCGAAGCCCATCACCTGTTCGCCGCACCGGTCGATGCCATCGAAGTGGTGGTCCACCCGCAAAGCCTGGTCCATTCCCTTGTCGACTACGTGGACGGGTCGGTCCTCGCGCAGCTCGGCAACCCGGATATGCGCACCGCGATCGCCTGCGCCCTCGCCTTTCCCGAGCGGATCGAGGCGGGCGTGGCGCCCCTCGATCTGGCCGCCCACGCCCGGCTCGACTTCGAAGCCCCCGACCTGGAAACCTTCCGTTGCCTCGCCCTCGCCTTCGCGGCGCTGCGCGCGGGTGGCGATGCCACCGCCATCCTCAATGCCGCCAACGAGGTAGCCGTAGAGGCGTTCCTCGCCGGTTCCCTCCCCTTTTTGGGCATCTCGGAACTGGTAGAGCGCGTACTTGAGGAACTGCCGGCCCAAGCCGTGGTCGATGTCCAGACCCTTGTGGCACGTGACGCCGAAGCTCGTCGGGCGGCGCGGGGCGTGCTCCATCGCGCTTACTGCTAA
- the rseP gene encoding RIP metalloprotease RseP — MSPVLGSVFWLLVTLGVLVTFHEFGHYWVARRCGVRVLRFSVGFGRPLWRRVAKDGTEYQIAAIPLGGYVKMLDAREGDVSPAERDEEFTGKSVWKRIAIVAAGPAFNLIFTVVAFWAMYMIGKPDVAPVVTANTGSVAAAAGIRPGDRLIAMNGDAVATWSDATEILANALLGNEPLPVRVKGLDGTQRDVVLPVQRLDAGGDIGKRFDQLGLGLQAPPVVGQVVPGDPAALAGIRTGDRILSVNGKPVSDFSDFTRIVPEQAAISPKLNVAVQRDGQTKTIEVTARMKSEQGQPTRWLIGVARQAPEEATLRYGPVRAFSESLRATWSGTTSTFNLIGKMLSGEASTKNLSGVIGIAQVANDSANRGLGWFLNFLALVSLSLAILNLLPIPVLDGGHLLYYLIELIKGSPVSERTMIAGQYVGILLLFTLMGLAFFNDIQRMLVS, encoded by the coding sequence ATGAGCCCTGTCCTAGGTTCCGTGTTCTGGCTGCTGGTTACGCTCGGCGTGCTGGTGACCTTCCATGAATTCGGCCACTACTGGGTCGCTCGCCGCTGTGGCGTGCGGGTGTTGCGCTTCTCGGTGGGCTTTGGGCGCCCGCTGTGGCGTCGCGTGGCGAAGGACGGCACCGAGTATCAGATCGCAGCGATTCCCCTTGGCGGCTACGTCAAGATGCTGGACGCCCGCGAGGGCGACGTCTCGCCGGCCGAGCGCGACGAAGAATTCACCGGCAAGTCGGTGTGGAAGCGGATCGCCATCGTCGCGGCCGGTCCCGCCTTCAATCTCATCTTCACCGTCGTCGCCTTCTGGGCGATGTACATGATTGGCAAGCCGGATGTGGCCCCGGTCGTCACCGCAAATACCGGTAGCGTGGCCGCCGCTGCGGGCATCCGCCCGGGCGATCGCCTGATCGCGATGAATGGCGATGCCGTGGCCACGTGGAGCGACGCCACCGAGATCCTCGCCAACGCGCTGCTCGGCAACGAACCGCTGCCGGTGCGCGTCAAGGGCCTCGACGGCACCCAGCGAGACGTGGTGCTGCCCGTGCAGCGGCTCGATGCCGGCGGCGACATCGGCAAGCGTTTCGACCAGCTGGGACTCGGCCTGCAAGCGCCGCCGGTCGTCGGCCAGGTCGTGCCGGGCGATCCCGCTGCCCTCGCCGGCATCCGCACAGGCGACCGCATCCTCAGCGTCAACGGCAAGCCGGTATCGGATTTCAGCGACTTCACCCGGATCGTGCCGGAGCAGGCTGCGATCTCGCCGAAGCTCAACGTCGCCGTGCAGCGTGACGGCCAGACAAAGACCATCGAAGTCACGGCGCGGATGAAATCCGAACAGGGCCAGCCCACGCGCTGGCTGATCGGCGTGGCCCGCCAGGCCCCGGAAGAAGCCACGCTCCGCTACGGACCCGTGCGCGCCTTCAGCGAGTCGCTTCGCGCCACCTGGTCGGGCACCACGTCCACCTTCAACCTGATCGGCAAGATGCTCTCCGGCGAGGCATCCACCAAGAACCTCTCCGGTGTCATCGGCATCGCGCAGGTGGCCAACGATTCGGCCAATCGCGGCCTCGGCTGGTTCCTCAACTTCCTCGCCCTGGTCTCGCTCAGCCTTGCCATTCTGAATCTGCTTCCCATCCCGGTCTTGGACGGTGGGCACCTGCTGTATTACCTTATCGAGTTGATCAAGGGCAGCCCGGTCAGCGAACGCACCATGATCGCCGGCCAATATGTGGGCATCCTCCTGCTGTTCACGCTGATGGGGCTCGCGTTCTTCAACGATATTCAGCGAATGCTCGTGTCGTGA
- the bamA gene encoding outer membrane protein assembly factor BamA, producing the protein MKRIAALILLASLSANALAAFEPFVVSDIRIDGLTRIAQGTVLSYLPIEKGETLSDDKAQAAIRALYQTKFFSDVELDRQGDILVIKVIERPAIAKLTLRGNKDIKEDDLRKGLKEIGLAEGETFDRLSLDRVQQELIRQYYNRGKYNVSVEPHVTRLDRNRVAIDIEIREGKAAKIKEINVVGNKAFSDKEIRDGFESNTTNWLSWYSKDDQYSREKLSGDLEKLSNYYMNRGYADFGIDSTQVAISPDKRAMYVDASVKEGEVYTVSDVKLLGELILPEETLRKLVFIHKGDTFNRGAIEASTDAIKGILANIGYAFAKVTPIPKLDKDKRTADLTLFIEPGKRVYVRRVVFQGNTRTEDEVLRREMRQLEGSWYSQGAIDRSKTRLQRLGYFKTVDIDKALVPGTVDQVDLTAKVEEQSAGSLMFGVGYSQYSGIILSASVSQNNFLGTGDRFSIGAETSTYYKRVNASYTNPYLTDSGIQIGYNLGYSKLDYGDTDLANYTYSTKSFETTLSFPITDFDSVSTSLGVSSNLINTSFYTPSQLVAYQDAIGNKTIHSWTSSLGYSHDTRNSYWAPTRGGQLTASVSGSLPGSTVQYYKLFGEANHYWPIGKGFVLYLDGQIGYGKTYGQTYDHNGYYYTVGADGQPVQHLLYQKGDKVEFPFWENYYAGGVRDVRGFQDNTLGPRLCDGGSTTLAPNSKGQCTGGYYSYGQPVGGAFKVLGTAQVFLPLPFLKDVNTARVSWFVDVGNVYKNYGAFDASELRASTGLSLQWQAPIGPLIINFAVPFRKKDADSRFVERIQFTFGNTF; encoded by the coding sequence ATGAAGCGTATCGCCGCCCTGATCCTGCTTGCCTCCCTGTCCGCCAATGCGCTTGCCGCTTTCGAGCCGTTTGTCGTTTCCGACATCCGTATCGACGGCCTGACGCGCATCGCGCAGGGCACGGTGCTGAGCTACCTGCCGATCGAAAAGGGCGAGACCCTTAGCGACGACAAGGCCCAGGCCGCTATCCGCGCCCTGTACCAAACCAAGTTCTTCAGCGACGTCGAACTCGACCGCCAGGGCGACATCCTGGTGATCAAGGTCATCGAGCGTCCCGCCATCGCCAAGCTCACGCTGCGCGGCAACAAGGACATCAAGGAAGACGACCTGCGCAAGGGCCTGAAGGAAATCGGCCTGGCCGAAGGCGAGACCTTCGACCGCCTGTCGCTCGACCGCGTGCAGCAGGAACTGATCCGCCAGTACTACAACCGCGGCAAGTACAACGTCTCGGTCGAGCCACACGTCACGCGTCTGGATCGCAACCGCGTGGCGATCGACATCGAAATCCGCGAAGGCAAGGCAGCGAAGATCAAGGAGATCAACGTCGTCGGCAACAAGGCTTTCAGCGACAAGGAAATTCGCGACGGCTTCGAGTCGAACACCACCAACTGGCTGTCCTGGTACTCGAAGGACGACCAGTACTCGCGCGAGAAGCTCTCCGGCGATCTGGAGAAGCTCAGCAACTACTACATGAACCGCGGCTACGCCGACTTCGGCATCGATTCCACCCAAGTGGCGATCAGCCCGGACAAGCGCGCCATGTACGTGGACGCGAGCGTGAAGGAAGGCGAGGTCTACACCGTCTCCGACGTGAAGCTGCTCGGCGAACTGATCCTTCCCGAAGAGACCCTGCGCAAGCTGGTCTTCATCCACAAGGGCGACACCTTCAATCGCGGTGCAATCGAAGCCAGCACCGACGCGATCAAGGGCATCCTCGCCAACATCGGCTACGCGTTCGCCAAGGTCACGCCGATTCCGAAGCTCGACAAGGACAAGCGCACTGCCGACCTCACGCTCTTCATCGAGCCGGGCAAGCGTGTGTACGTTCGTCGCGTGGTGTTCCAGGGCAATACCCGTACGGAAGACGAGGTGCTGCGCCGTGAAATGCGCCAGCTCGAAGGCTCCTGGTATTCGCAGGGCGCCATCGATCGTTCGAAGACCCGCCTGCAGCGCCTCGGCTACTTCAAGACCGTGGACATCGACAAGGCACTGGTTCCCGGCACCGTCGACCAGGTCGACCTGACCGCCAAGGTCGAGGAACAGTCGGCCGGCTCGCTGATGTTCGGCGTGGGTTACTCGCAGTATTCCGGCATCATCCTGTCGGCGTCCGTGTCGCAGAACAACTTCCTCGGTACGGGTGACCGCTTCTCCATCGGCGCGGAAACCAGCACGTACTACAAGCGCGTCAACGCGAGCTACACCAACCCCTACCTGACCGACTCCGGTATCCAGATCGGTTACAACCTGGGTTACAGCAAGCTCGACTACGGCGATACCGACCTCGCCAACTACACGTACAGCACGAAGTCGTTCGAGACCACGCTGTCGTTCCCGATCACCGACTTCGACTCGGTGTCGACGAGCCTGGGCGTCAGCTCCAATCTCATCAACACCTCGTTCTACACGCCGAGCCAGCTCGTGGCGTACCAGGACGCCATTGGCAACAAGACGATCCATTCGTGGACGTCGAGCCTCGGCTACTCGCACGACACGCGCAACAGCTACTGGGCCCCGACCCGCGGTGGTCAGCTCACGGCATCGGTCTCGGGTTCGCTGCCGGGCTCCACCGTGCAGTACTACAAGCTGTTCGGCGAAGCCAACCACTACTGGCCCATCGGCAAGGGCTTCGTGCTCTACCTCGACGGCCAGATCGGGTACGGCAAGACCTACGGCCAGACCTACGATCACAACGGGTACTACTACACCGTCGGCGCGGACGGCCAGCCCGTCCAGCACCTGCTGTACCAGAAGGGTGACAAGGTCGAATTCCCGTTCTGGGAGAACTACTACGCCGGTGGCGTGCGCGACGTGCGCGGCTTCCAGGACAACACCCTCGGTCCGCGCTTGTGCGACGGCGGCAGCACCACGCTGGCGCCGAACTCGAAGGGCCAGTGCACGGGCGGCTACTACAGCTACGGCCAGCCGGTCGGTGGCGCGTTCAAGGTGCTGGGTACGGCGCAGGTGTTCCTGCCCCTGCCCTTCCTGAAGGACGTGAACACGGCCCGCGTGTCCTGGTTCGTGGACGTCGGCAATGTCTACAAGAACTATGGCGCGTTCGACGCCAGCGAGCTGCGTGCCTCCACCGGCCTCTCGCTGCAGTGGCAGGCGCCGATCGGTCCGCTGATCATCAACTTCGCCGTGCCGTTCCGTAAGAAGGACGCCGACAGCCGCTTCGTCGAGCGCATCCAGTTCACCTTCGGCAACACGTTCTAA
- the lpxD gene encoding UDP-3-O-(3-hydroxymyristoyl)glucosamine N-acyltransferase, with the protein MSGNPQFTLGELAERFGLEAHGDPATTVDGVGTLATATPNQFTFLSNPKYTSQLTESQAGIVVLAAESLPLRQGAALVAKDPYVAYAKIAALFEKHADAPHGIHVSAVVSPSARVHPSASVGPCCVVEDGAVIEENAVLGPHCTIGPGCVVGAGSRLVARVTLVIRVTLGKRVLVHPGAVIGSDGFGIAFDRDHWVKLPQLGGVRIGDDCEIGANTTIDRGALDDTVLEEDVRLDNQIQIAHNVHIGAHTAMAGCSAVAGSAKIGRYCLIGGNAGILGHLELADRVTITAKSLVTASIRESGEYSSGSPLQENRLWRRNAARMKHLDEYARRLAALEKDKGQ; encoded by the coding sequence GTGAGCGGGAATCCGCAATTCACTCTTGGCGAACTGGCCGAGCGGTTCGGGCTGGAGGCGCACGGCGATCCGGCCACCACCGTGGACGGTGTCGGCACCTTGGCGACAGCCACGCCCAACCAGTTCACCTTTCTGTCGAACCCGAAATACACCTCGCAGCTCACCGAATCCCAGGCGGGCATCGTGGTACTCGCGGCCGAGTCCCTGCCCTTGCGCCAGGGCGCTGCGCTGGTAGCGAAGGACCCCTACGTCGCTTACGCGAAGATCGCGGCGCTGTTCGAAAAGCATGCCGATGCGCCGCATGGCATCCACGTGAGTGCCGTGGTGTCGCCGTCGGCACGCGTGCATCCCAGCGCGAGCGTCGGTCCTTGCTGCGTCGTCGAAGATGGCGCCGTCATCGAGGAAAACGCCGTACTCGGTCCGCATTGCACGATTGGACCGGGTTGCGTCGTCGGTGCAGGCAGCCGCCTCGTGGCGCGCGTGACCCTCGTCATTCGAGTCACCCTCGGCAAGCGTGTCCTCGTGCATCCGGGCGCGGTCATCGGCTCCGACGGGTTTGGCATCGCGTTCGACCGCGACCACTGGGTCAAGCTTCCCCAACTGGGCGGCGTGCGCATCGGCGACGACTGCGAGATCGGGGCCAACACGACCATCGACCGCGGTGCGCTCGACGACACGGTGCTCGAAGAGGACGTACGCCTCGACAACCAGATTCAGATCGCCCACAACGTGCACATTGGCGCGCACACGGCCATGGCGGGCTGCTCGGCCGTCGCCGGTAGCGCGAAAATCGGCCGTTACTGCCTCATCGGCGGCAATGCGGGCATCCTGGGCCACCTCGAACTGGCCGACCGGGTTACCATCACGGCAAAAAGCCTCGTGACGGCATCGATCAGGGAATCCGGTGAATATTCGTCCGGCTCCCCGCTGCAGGAGAACCGCCTATGGCGGCGAAATGCAGCGCGCATGAAACATCTCGACGAGTACGCGCGTCGCCTCGCGGCGCTGGAAAAGGATAAAGGGCAATGA
- the fabZ gene encoding 3-hydroxyacyl-ACP dehydratase FabZ: MTETKAAVTLPVDVEQIQRLLPHRYPFLLVDRVIEIDPGKTITAIKNVTINEPFFQGHFPGHPVMPGVLIVEAMAQTAGLLTQITSQIDGQSGSPLFYLVKVDNARFSAVVAPGDQLRMEVSLKRLIRGMGLFEAQAKVDGKIVACCELMCAARADK; this comes from the coding sequence ATGACCGAAACGAAAGCTGCCGTGACGCTGCCGGTGGACGTGGAGCAGATCCAGCGGCTTCTGCCGCATCGCTACCCGTTCCTGCTGGTGGACCGGGTCATCGAGATCGATCCGGGCAAGACCATCACCGCGATCAAGAACGTCACGATCAACGAGCCGTTCTTCCAGGGTCATTTTCCCGGCCATCCGGTCATGCCGGGCGTTTTGATCGTCGAAGCCATGGCGCAGACGGCCGGCCTGCTCACGCAGATCACCAGCCAGATCGACGGCCAGTCGGGCAGCCCGCTGTTCTACCTGGTCAAGGTGGACAACGCGCGCTTCTCCGCTGTGGTCGCCCCCGGCGACCAGCTGCGCATGGAGGTGTCGCTCAAGCGTCTCATCCGCGGCATGGGCCTGTTCGAGGCGCAGGCCAAGGTCGACGGCAAGATCGTCGCCTGCTGCGAACTGATGTGCGCCGCGAGGGCCGACAAATGA
- the lpxA gene encoding acyl-ACP--UDP-N-acetylglucosamine O-acyltransferase encodes MIHATAQIDPSARIADNVSIGAYSIIGADVVIGEGTTIGPHVVIEGPTVIGRDNRISQFASIGGPPQDKKWQGERTEVVIGDRNLIREFVTINRGTGDGGGITRIGSDNWLLAYVHVAHDCQVGNHVVFSNYSALAGHAEIGDWTILSGYSGVHQFCKVGAHAFIGMGCLVGSDVPPFVMMANETRGRPRGINSEGLKRRGFDTTRIAAIKRAYRTLYMAGLPLAEAREQLMAQAETSEDVRQMLEFIDRSERSLAR; translated from the coding sequence ATGATCCATGCCACCGCGCAGATCGATCCGTCCGCACGTATCGCGGACAACGTCAGCATTGGTGCCTACAGCATCATCGGCGCGGACGTGGTCATCGGCGAAGGCACGACCATCGGTCCGCACGTGGTGATCGAAGGTCCCACCGTCATCGGGCGGGACAATCGCATTTCCCAGTTCGCCTCCATCGGCGGCCCGCCGCAGGACAAGAAGTGGCAGGGTGAGCGCACCGAGGTCGTCATCGGCGATCGCAACCTCATCCGCGAGTTCGTCACCATCAACCGCGGCACGGGTGACGGCGGCGGTATCACCCGCATCGGCAGCGACAACTGGCTGCTGGCCTACGTGCATGTTGCGCATGATTGCCAGGTGGGCAACCATGTCGTTTTCTCGAACTACTCGGCCCTGGCCGGGCATGCCGAGATCGGCGACTGGACCATCCTCTCCGGCTATTCCGGCGTGCATCAGTTCTGCAAGGTGGGCGCGCACGCGTTCATCGGCATGGGCTGTCTCGTGGGTTCGGACGTGCCGCCGTTCGTGATGATGGCCAACGAGACGCGTGGCCGTCCGCGCGGCATCAACAGCGAAGGCCTGAAGCGACGCGGCTTCGACACCACCCGCATCGCCGCCATCAAGCGTGCCTACCGCACCTTGTACATGGCAGGCCTGCCGCTCGCCGAAGCACGCGAACAGCTGATGGCCCAGGCCGAAACGAGCGAAGACGTGCGTCAGATGCTCGAATTCATCGACCGGAGCGAGCGCTCGCTCGCCAGGTAA
- the lpxB gene encoding lipid-A-disaccharide synthase, which produces MQQTMLSSDAPLIALIAGEDSGDQLGADLIDALRERYPLARFVGIGGPRMLARGFESWYDIRELSVMGFAEVVKHLPRLLRLRRELLARLVAAKPSITIGIDAPDFTLGVERKLKQAGFLTAHYVSPSVWAWREKRAAKIGESAERVLCLFPMEPAIYARHGVDARFVGHPLADRFPMVSDREASRDALGLPHDAPVLAVLPGSRPSEIERVGAIFIEAARRVAAAMPAVRIVVPAANERVHARLETLLQGFPGTPPLLTDGRAHEAMLASDAVLLASGTATLEAMLAKRPMVVGYRVSPTSYRIAKALRMLKTDVYSLPNILARACGLGREPLVPEYMQDDCTPGNLAQATLDLLADSERRGEIVAAFEYLHQELRGGLDGRAADHAAEAIAELLARAGLPASAPAH; this is translated from the coding sequence ATGCAGCAGACCATGCTCTCGTCCGATGCTCCGCTCATCGCGCTCATCGCGGGCGAGGACTCGGGCGACCAGCTTGGTGCCGATCTCATCGATGCGCTGCGCGAGCGTTACCCGCTTGCGCGCTTCGTCGGCATCGGTGGCCCGCGCATGCTTGCGCGAGGCTTCGAGTCCTGGTACGACATACGCGAGTTGTCGGTGATGGGTTTCGCCGAAGTGGTGAAGCATCTTCCGCGCTTGCTCCGCCTGCGCCGGGAGCTGCTCGCCCGCCTCGTCGCCGCGAAGCCGTCGATCACCATCGGCATCGACGCCCCGGATTTCACCCTCGGCGTCGAGCGCAAGCTCAAGCAGGCCGGTTTCCTCACCGCGCATTACGTCAGCCCGTCGGTTTGGGCGTGGCGGGAGAAGCGCGCGGCAAAGATCGGCGAATCCGCCGAACGCGTGCTTTGCCTGTTCCCTATGGAGCCGGCCATCTATGCACGCCATGGCGTGGACGCACGCTTCGTGGGTCATCCGCTGGCCGACCGTTTCCCGATGGTGTCCGATCGGGAAGCGTCCCGCGACGCCCTCGGTCTTCCTCATGACGCGCCCGTCCTCGCCGTCCTGCCCGGCAGCCGCCCGAGCGAAATCGAGCGCGTGGGAGCCATCTTCATCGAGGCCGCCAGACGTGTCGCGGCCGCCATGCCTGCCGTGCGCATCGTGGTGCCGGCGGCCAACGAGCGGGTTCACGCGCGCCTGGAAACCCTGCTCCAAGGTTTTCCCGGCACGCCCCCTCTGCTCACGGACGGCCGCGCGCACGAGGCCATGCTCGCGTCGGACGCGGTGCTGCTCGCTTCGGGGACGGCCACGCTGGAGGCGATGCTGGCCAAGCGACCCATGGTCGTCGGCTACCGCGTATCGCCCACCAGCTATCGCATCGCCAAGGCCCTGCGTATGCTGAAAACCGACGTCTACAGCCTGCCGAACATCCTCGCCCGTGCCTGCGGGCTTGGCCGCGAACCGCTGGTCCCGGAATACATGCAGGACGACTGCACCCCCGGCAATCTGGCTCAGGCCACGCTCGACCTCCTGGCCGACAGCGAACGCCGCGGCGAGATCGTCGCCGCCTTCGAATACCTGCATCAGGAACTGCGCGGCGGCCTGGACGGCCGGGCCGCGGACCACGCTGCCGAGGCGATCGCGGAGTTGCTGGCCCGTGCCGGCTTGCCCGCAAGCGCGCCCGCGCACTAG
- the rnhB gene encoding ribonuclease HII — MPRKRNVTSQLARDLIIAGVDEAGRGPLAGPVVVAAVILDPARPIRGLDDSKQLNEAVREKLHDRILERALAHCVVFVERDEIDRINIFQATMVGMTRALMGLSMAPQIALVDGNRLPRILPCEGRAVIGGDATEPAISAASILAKVSRDRHMQAIEAVHPGYGFAKHKGYAVPEHLEALQRLGPCDIHRRSFAPVKRWFEPDTVDQPMADLFAAAV, encoded by the coding sequence ATGCCCCGCAAGCGCAACGTCACCTCGCAACTCGCCCGCGATCTCATCATCGCCGGGGTAGATGAGGCTGGACGCGGCCCGCTGGCCGGCCCGGTCGTGGTGGCCGCCGTCATTCTCGACCCCGCCCGGCCAATCCGCGGCCTCGACGACTCCAAGCAACTGAACGAGGCCGTTCGGGAAAAGCTGCACGATCGCATCCTGGAACGCGCCCTCGCCCATTGCGTGGTCTTCGTCGAACGTGACGAGATCGACCGCATCAACATCTTCCAGGCGACGATGGTTGGCATGACCCGCGCGCTCATGGGCCTGTCGATGGCTCCGCAGATCGCGCTGGTGGACGGCAACCGCCTGCCGCGGATCCTCCCCTGCGAGGGCCGCGCCGTCATCGGGGGCGACGCGACGGAACCGGCGATCAGTGCCGCCTCGATCCTGGCGAAGGTCAGCCGGGATCGGCACATGCAGGCCATCGAGGCCGTGCATCCCGGCTATGGGTTCGCGAAGCACAAAGGCTATGCCGTGCCCGAGCACCTGGAAGCCCTGCAACGACTGGGGCCCTGCGACATCCATCGACGCAGCTTCGCTCCGGTGAAGCGCTGGTTCGAACCGGACACAGTGGACCAACCCATGGCGGACCTTTTCGCCGCCGCGGTCTAG
- a CDS encoding molybdopterin molybdotransferase MoeA, whose translation MALLPIHAAFEHYRTSVHPLPTHHISLELALGAVLAESPTARVALPRFTQSAVDGYAVRAADGMAARLLVGTSAAGQPAAVSVGPGQAVRILTGGAIPDGADAVAMQEVVDRHDDRIVLREPVRLGNAIRHEGEELTIGTVIAEAGQRINAGLVAALAMAGVGSVEVRRRPRIAVLVTGDEVVRVGEPLLPGQVYDANGPLLRAWFVEHGYGEPVVAYVRDDEAALEDAMSAALDSADLVITSGGVSVGDRDFVPLVADRLGVRKVFWKVAQKPGKPLWFGMREGKALLGMPGNPAAVLVCLAVHARAVLGLLEGETGTQPAWRTGVLASAVPADAQRDRLVRMRLDVTNSTAVLHLLPHQESHMLSNLASAHALAWLRASDSAFAAGDTVPWIEI comes from the coding sequence GTGGCGCTCCTGCCGATCCACGCGGCATTCGAACACTATCGGACCTCGGTGCATCCCCTGCCGACGCACCACATTTCGCTCGAACTGGCCTTGGGTGCGGTGCTGGCGGAATCGCCAACGGCGCGCGTCGCGCTGCCTCGGTTCACCCAGAGCGCCGTCGACGGCTATGCGGTTCGCGCTGCCGACGGAATGGCAGCACGGTTGCTCGTCGGTACCTCGGCAGCCGGGCAGCCCGCTGCGGTATCCGTAGGGCCGGGCCAGGCGGTGCGAATCCTTACCGGCGGCGCGATCCCCGACGGCGCCGACGCCGTGGCGATGCAGGAAGTCGTGGATCGCCACGACGATCGCATCGTGCTGCGTGAACCTGTCCGTTTGGGCAACGCCATACGCCACGAAGGCGAGGAGCTGACGATCGGCACGGTGATCGCGGAAGCGGGTCAGCGGATCAACGCCGGCCTGGTGGCCGCTCTGGCGATGGCCGGCGTCGGTTCGGTGGAAGTTCGTCGTCGGCCGCGTATCGCGGTGCTTGTGACCGGGGACGAGGTGGTGCGGGTGGGCGAGCCGCTGTTACCGGGACAGGTATACGACGCCAACGGACCGCTGCTGCGCGCGTGGTTCGTCGAGCACGGTTACGGCGAGCCCGTCGTGGCCTATGTGCGCGATGACGAAGCCGCGCTCGAAGACGCCATGAGTGCGGCGCTCGACAGCGCGGACCTGGTGATCACCAGCGGCGGCGTATCGGTCGGCGATCGCGATTTCGTTCCACTCGTCGCCGATCGACTCGGCGTGCGCAAGGTGTTCTGGAAGGTGGCGCAGAAGCCGGGCAAGCCGCTGTGGTTTGGCATGCGCGAAGGCAAGGCGTTGCTGGGTATGCCGGGCAATCCGGCCGCTGTGCTGGTGTGCCTGGCGGTGCATGCGCGTGCGGTACTGGGCTTGCTGGAAGGTGAAACCGGAACGCAACCGGCCTGGCGCACGGGCGTGCTGGCTTCGGCCGTACCGGCGGATGCGCAGCGCGACCGGCTGGTGCGCATGCGTCTGGACGTCACGAACAGCACGGCGGTATTGCACCTGCTGCCGCACCAGGAATCGCACATGCTGAGCAATCTCGCCTCAGCGCATGCGTTGGCCTGGCTCCGCGCGAGCGATTCGGCATTCGCCGCGGGCGACACGGTGCCCTGGATCGAGATCTGA